In a single window of the Streptomyces sp. NBC_00094 genome:
- the der gene encoding ribosome biogenesis GTPase Der — translation MNDQHDHGALGDAEYAEFMELASEEGFDAEEVEGAIEEAGHGPLPVLAVVGRPNVGKSTLVNRIIGRREAVVEDKPGVTRDRVTYEAEWAGRRFKVVDTGGWEQDVLGIDAAVAAQAEFAIEAADACLFVVDATVGATDTDEAVVRLLRRAGKPVVLAANKVDGQSGEADASMLWSLGLGEPFPVSSLHGRGTGDLLDEVLRKLPEAPEQRFGNAVGGPRRIALIGRPNVGKSSLLNKVAGEDRVVVNALAGTTRDPVDELIELGGVTWKFVDTAGIRKKVHLQEGADYYASLRTAAAIEKAEVAVILIDTTDNISVQDQRIITTAVESGRAIVIAYNKWDELDEERRYYLEREIETEMQQVAWAPRVNVSAKTGRHMEKLVPAIETALAGWETRIPTGRLNAFLGEIVAAHPHPIRGGKQPRILFGTQAGTKPPRFVLFASGFLEAGYRRFIERRLREEFGFEGTPIHISVRVREKRGRKK, via the coding sequence ATGAACGACCAGCACGACCACGGGGCACTTGGCGACGCCGAGTACGCGGAGTTCATGGAGCTCGCCTCCGAAGAGGGCTTCGACGCCGAAGAGGTCGAGGGCGCGATCGAGGAGGCCGGCCACGGCCCCCTCCCCGTCCTCGCCGTCGTCGGCCGTCCGAACGTCGGCAAGTCGACCCTGGTGAACCGCATCATCGGCCGCCGTGAGGCCGTCGTCGAGGACAAGCCGGGCGTCACCCGCGACCGCGTCACCTACGAGGCCGAATGGGCCGGGCGCCGCTTCAAGGTCGTCGACACCGGCGGCTGGGAGCAGGACGTCCTCGGCATCGACGCCGCCGTCGCCGCCCAGGCCGAGTTCGCCATCGAGGCCGCCGACGCCTGTCTCTTCGTCGTGGACGCCACCGTCGGCGCCACCGACACCGACGAGGCCGTCGTCAGGCTCCTCCGCCGCGCCGGGAAGCCGGTCGTCCTCGCCGCCAACAAGGTCGACGGACAGTCGGGCGAGGCCGACGCGTCCATGCTGTGGTCGCTCGGCCTCGGCGAGCCGTTCCCCGTCTCGTCGCTGCACGGCCGCGGCACCGGCGACCTCCTCGACGAGGTCCTGAGGAAGCTGCCCGAGGCCCCCGAGCAGCGCTTCGGCAACGCCGTCGGCGGCCCGCGCCGCATCGCCCTCATCGGCCGTCCGAACGTCGGCAAGTCCTCCCTGCTCAACAAGGTGGCGGGCGAGGACCGGGTCGTCGTCAACGCGCTGGCCGGCACCACCCGCGACCCGGTCGACGAGCTCATCGAGCTCGGCGGCGTGACGTGGAAGTTCGTCGACACCGCCGGCATCCGCAAGAAGGTCCACCTCCAGGAGGGCGCGGACTACTACGCCTCCCTGCGGACCGCGGCCGCCATCGAGAAGGCGGAGGTGGCCGTCATCCTCATCGACACCACCGACAACATCTCGGTCCAGGACCAGCGCATCATCACGACGGCGGTCGAGTCGGGCCGCGCCATCGTCATCGCCTACAACAAGTGGGACGAGCTCGACGAGGAGCGCCGCTACTACCTCGAGCGCGAGATCGAGACCGAGATGCAGCAGGTCGCCTGGGCGCCCCGCGTCAACGTCTCCGCCAAGACCGGCCGCCACATGGAGAAGCTGGTCCCGGCCATCGAGACCGCCCTCGCCGGCTGGGAGACCCGTATCCCCACGGGTCGGCTCAACGCCTTCCTCGGTGAGATCGTCGCGGCCCACCCGCACCCGATCCGCGGCGGCAAGCAGCCCCGCATCCTCTTCGGTACGCAGGCGGGCACCAAGCCGCCCCGGTTCGTGCTCTTCGCCTCGGGCTTCCTGGAGGCCGGCTACCGCCGCTTCATCGAGCGCCGTCTGCGCGAGGAGTTCGGCTTCGAGGGAACCCCGATCCACATCTCGGTGCGCGTGCGCGAGAAGCGCGGCCGCAAGAAGTAG
- a CDS encoding 1-acyl-sn-glycerol-3-phosphate acyltransferase: MYGFWKPRVLGAWRVPASGPAILAVNHAHNIDGPMLMGTAPRPVHFLIKKEAFVGPLGPFLEGIGQVKVDRDSTDRNAIGNALGVLEQGGVLGIFPEGTRGEGDFASLRAGLAYFAVRSGAPIVPVAVLGTTGRDGREESARRGRLIKALPPLRGRVDVVFGDAFEAGDGSGRRTRTALDEATVRIQGRLTAHLENARRLTGR, encoded by the coding sequence ATGTACGGCTTCTGGAAGCCGCGCGTCCTCGGCGCCTGGCGGGTGCCGGCCTCCGGCCCCGCCATCCTCGCCGTCAACCACGCGCACAACATCGACGGCCCCATGCTCATGGGCACCGCACCGCGCCCCGTGCACTTCCTCATCAAGAAGGAAGCCTTCGTCGGGCCCCTCGGTCCCTTCCTGGAGGGCATCGGGCAGGTCAAGGTCGACCGCGACAGCACCGACCGCAACGCGATAGGCAACGCCCTGGGCGTCCTGGAGCAGGGCGGCGTCCTCGGGATCTTCCCCGAGGGCACCCGAGGCGAGGGAGACTTCGCCTCGCTGCGGGCCGGTCTCGCCTACTTCGCCGTCCGGAGCGGCGCGCCGATCGTCCCGGTCGCGGTGCTGGGGACCACCGGGCGGGATGGGCGGGAAGAATCGGCGCGCCGGGGACGGTTGATCAAGGCGCTGCCTCCGCTGCGCGGCCGCGTCGACGTCGTCTTCGGCGACGCCTTCGAGGCGGGGGACGGCTCGGGCCGTCGGACCCGCACGGCCCTCGACGAGGCCACCGTACGTATCCAGGGGCGGCTCACCGCTCACCTGGAAAACGCCAGGCGCCTCACCGGGCGCTGA
- the cmk gene encoding (d)CMP kinase: MESVIVAIDGPSGTGKSSTSKAVAAKLGLSYLDTGAQYRAITWWMISNGVDVTDADAVANAAAKPVIVSGTDPSRPTITVDGVDAAGPIRTEEVTSKVSAVSAVPEVRELITELQRSIAKGAEHGIVVEGRDIGTTVLPDADLKIFLTASPEARAARRSGEVKGADVHATKEALIKRDAADSSRKTSPLAKAGDAVEVDTTELTLDQVIECVVTLVDEKRTAAK, translated from the coding sequence GTGGAATCCGTGATCGTCGCCATCGACGGGCCGTCCGGCACGGGCAAGTCGAGCACCTCGAAGGCGGTCGCCGCCAAGCTGGGGCTGAGCTACCTCGACACCGGCGCCCAGTACCGGGCGATCACCTGGTGGATGATCAGCAACGGCGTCGACGTGACGGACGCCGACGCCGTCGCCAACGCCGCCGCCAAGCCGGTCATCGTCTCCGGCACCGACCCGTCCCGCCCCACGATCACGGTCGACGGTGTCGACGCGGCCGGTCCGATCCGTACCGAAGAGGTCACCTCGAAGGTCAGCGCCGTCAGCGCCGTCCCCGAGGTGCGGGAGCTCATCACCGAGCTCCAGCGGTCCATCGCGAAGGGCGCCGAGCACGGCATCGTCGTCGAGGGCCGGGACATCGGCACCACCGTCCTGCCCGACGCCGACCTGAAGATCTTCCTCACCGCCTCGCCCGAGGCCCGTGCCGCCCGCCGCTCCGGCGAGGTCAAGGGCGCCGACGTGCACGCGACGAAGGAAGCCCTGATCAAGCGGGACGCGGCCGACTCCAGCCGCAAGACCTCCCCGCTCGCGAAGGCCGGCGACGCCGTCGAGGTCGACACCACCGAGCTCACGCTGGACCAGGTCATCGAGTGCGTCGTCACCCTGGTGGACGAGAAGAGGACGGCCGCCAAGTGA
- a CDS encoding prephenate dehydrogenase, translating to MRTALVIGTGLIGTSAALALAGRGVTVHLRDHDPASARTAAALGAGTDEAPEGRVDLAIVAVPPAHVAATLAEAMTAGLARAYLDVASVKGGPKRELEALGLDLTAYIGSHPMSGKERSGPLAATADLFEGRPWVLTPTRDTDTEALNLALELVALCRAVPVVMDADAHDRAVALVSHTPQLVSSMVAARLEEADESAVRLCGQGIRDVTRIAASDPRMWVEILSANPGPVADVLSGVAADLDETVRALRSLQSADEDKRRDGASGVEDVLRRGNAGRARVPGKHGTTPTAYETVAVLISDRPGELARIFADAGRAGVNIEDVRIEHATGQQAGLVQLMVDPASAAALGAALQERGWALRTA from the coding sequence GTGAGGACAGCGCTCGTCATCGGCACCGGACTGATCGGTACCTCCGCCGCCCTCGCCCTCGCGGGCCGGGGCGTCACCGTCCACCTCCGTGACCACGACCCGGCCAGCGCCCGGACCGCCGCCGCGCTCGGCGCGGGTACCGACGAGGCGCCCGAGGGGCGCGTGGACCTCGCGATCGTCGCCGTACCCCCGGCGCACGTGGCCGCGACCCTCGCCGAGGCGATGACGGCCGGGCTCGCGCGCGCCTACCTGGACGTGGCGAGCGTCAAGGGCGGGCCGAAGCGGGAGCTGGAGGCGCTGGGCCTCGACCTCACCGCGTACATCGGTTCGCACCCGATGTCCGGCAAGGAGCGCTCGGGCCCGCTCGCGGCGACCGCGGACCTCTTCGAGGGACGGCCGTGGGTCCTGACCCCGACCCGGGACACCGACACCGAGGCCCTCAACCTCGCCCTGGAGCTCGTCGCCCTCTGCCGGGCCGTGCCCGTCGTCATGGACGCCGACGCCCACGACCGGGCCGTCGCCCTCGTCTCCCACACCCCGCAGCTCGTCTCGTCGATGGTCGCCGCGCGCCTGGAGGAGGCCGACGAGTCGGCCGTACGGCTCTGCGGGCAGGGCATCCGGGACGTCACCCGGATCGCGGCCTCCGACCCGCGCATGTGGGTCGAGATCCTCTCCGCCAACCCGGGCCCCGTCGCCGACGTCCTCTCGGGCGTCGCCGCCGACCTCGACGAGACGGTCCGCGCGCTGCGCTCCCTGCAGTCCGCCGACGAGGACAAGCGCCGGGACGGCGCCTCGGGCGTCGAGGACGTCCTGCGCCGCGGGAACGCCGGCCGCGCCCGCGTCCCCGGCAAGCACGGCACCACCCCCACGGCCTACGAGACCGTCGCCGTCCTCATCAGCGACCGGCCCGGCGAGCTGGCCCGGATCTTCGCCGACGCGGGCCGCGCCGGCGTCAACATCGAGGACGTCCGCATCGAGCACGCGACCGGCCAGCAGGCGGGCCTGGTCCAGCTCATGGTCGACCCGGCCTCGGCCGCGGCCCTGGGCGCGGCCCTGCAGGAACGCGGCTGGGCCCTGCGGACGGCCTGA
- the aroH gene encoding chorismate mutase: MAVRAVRGAVQLERDEAGHMREQVEELLTAVLARNELTADDLISIWFTATPDLHCDFPAAAARGIGIVDVPLICAQELDIEGAMPRVVRLLAHVETELPKSRIAHVYLGAAAALRKDIAQ; this comes from the coding sequence GTGGCGGTACGAGCGGTCCGAGGAGCCGTCCAGCTGGAACGGGACGAGGCCGGACACATGCGCGAGCAGGTCGAGGAGCTGCTCACCGCCGTCCTCGCGCGCAACGAGCTCACCGCGGACGACCTCATCAGCATCTGGTTCACGGCCACGCCGGACCTGCACTGCGACTTCCCCGCCGCCGCGGCCCGGGGCATCGGGATCGTCGACGTACCCCTCATCTGCGCGCAGGAGCTCGACATAGAGGGCGCGATGCCGAGAGTCGTACGGCTCCTCGCCCACGTCGAGACCGAGCTGCCCAAGTCCCGGATCGCGCACGTCTACCTCGGTGCCGCGGCCGCCCTGCGCAAGGACATCGCCCAGTGA
- a CDS encoding YidB family protein — protein sequence MAGNDLGSLLGSLLGGGGQGGGGAGGILGSLLGALAGGKSGGADGANPLGGLLDMLTKSGLTDQAQSWVGTGRNQPVSGAQIAEALPDDTLQKVAADAGVSPQEAAEQIAQSLPQAVDKLTPNGSVPQGSLEDLIRRQQL from the coding sequence ATGGCGGGTAACGACCTCGGCAGTCTCCTCGGAAGCCTCCTCGGAGGCGGCGGACAGGGCGGCGGCGGTGCCGGCGGCATCCTCGGCTCCCTGCTCGGCGCCCTCGCGGGCGGCAAGAGCGGCGGCGCCGACGGCGCGAACCCGCTCGGAGGACTCCTCGACATGCTGACGAAGTCCGGCCTCACCGACCAGGCCCAGTCCTGGGTCGGCACCGGCCGGAACCAGCCCGTCAGTGGAGCCCAGATCGCCGAGGCGCTCCCGGACGACACCCTCCAGAAGGTCGCGGCCGACGCCGGCGTCAGCCCGCAGGAGGCCGCCGAGCAGATCGCCCAGTCGCTGCCGCAGGCCGTCGACAAGCTGACCCCGAACGGCTCGGTGCCCCAGGGCTCCCTGGAGGACCTCATCCGCCGGCAGCAGCTCTGA
- a CDS encoding DUF952 domain-containing protein has product MLLHVVPLADWSADPTDPTAPYAPASLAAEGFVHCSADGAAALAIADGPYRTAPGPLLVLVIDESRLGAEVRWEGSGDVLFPHVYGAIERTAVTEVLEVRRDADGRARELAPRP; this is encoded by the coding sequence ATGCTCCTGCACGTCGTACCGCTGGCCGACTGGTCCGCCGACCCCACGGACCCCACCGCCCCCTACGCCCCCGCGTCGCTCGCCGCCGAGGGCTTCGTCCACTGTTCGGCGGACGGGGCCGCGGCCCTGGCGATCGCCGACGGCCCCTACCGGACCGCGCCCGGCCCCCTCCTGGTCCTCGTGATCGACGAGTCCCGGCTCGGCGCGGAGGTCCGCTGGGAGGGCTCGGGGGACGTGCTCTTCCCCCACGTGTACGGAGCGATCGAGCGGACCGCGGTGACGGAGGTCCTGGAGGTACGCCGGGACGCGGACGGCCGTGCGAGGGAGCTGGCACCCCGGCCGTAG
- a CDS encoding Rieske (2Fe-2S) protein: MTSRATKRRTVLIAAAALTTGCGSDDGGDGGTATGAPTTPSAPAGTSTPADTGTPSAPSTPTSAAPSGAAPLARTSEIPVGGGTVFAEQKVVVTQPAAGEFKAFSAVCTHQGCLVNKVADGTIDCPCHGSKYRIADGSVAAGPAPRPLPAEQITVSGESITLA; the protein is encoded by the coding sequence ATGACTTCACGCGCCACGAAACGCCGTACCGTCCTGATCGCCGCCGCGGCCCTGACGACGGGCTGCGGCTCGGACGACGGGGGTGACGGCGGTACGGCGACCGGCGCCCCGACCACGCCGAGCGCACCGGCCGGCACGAGCACCCCGGCCGATACCGGCACCCCGTCCGCTCCGAGCACCCCCACGTCGGCCGCGCCGAGCGGCGCCGCCCCGCTGGCCAGGACGTCCGAGATCCCGGTCGGCGGCGGCACGGTCTTCGCCGAGCAGAAGGTGGTCGTCACCCAGCCCGCGGCCGGCGAGTTCAAGGCCTTCTCGGCGGTCTGCACCCACCAGGGCTGTCTGGTGAACAAGGTCGCGGACGGCACCATCGACTGCCCCTGCCACGGCTCCAAGTACCGCATCGCGGACGGCTCGGTCGCGGCGGGACCGGCACCCCGCCCGCTCCCGGCCGAGCAGATCACCGTCTCGGGGGAATCGATCACCCTCGCGTAG
- a CDS encoding nucleotidyltransferase domain-containing protein, which translates to MTPDELVRDHTVYSCVMGSRAFGLATEGSDTDVRGVYLAPTPLFWHFDKPPAHVEGPGEEQFSWELERFCELALRNNPNVLECLHSPVVVHADDLGRELLSLRGAFLSRRSHQTFVRYAGGQRRKLDADVRQYGHPRWKHAMHLLRLLTSCRDLLRTGELRIEVGEERDRLLAVKHGEVPWPEVESWMNRLQDEADHAHDTSPLPAAPDHARVQDFLIRARRASALTEL; encoded by the coding sequence ATGACCCCCGACGAACTGGTGCGCGACCACACCGTCTACTCCTGCGTGATGGGCTCGCGCGCCTTCGGTCTGGCGACCGAGGGCAGCGACACGGACGTCCGGGGCGTCTATCTCGCCCCGACACCGCTCTTCTGGCACTTCGACAAGCCCCCGGCCCATGTCGAGGGCCCCGGCGAGGAGCAGTTCAGCTGGGAGCTGGAGCGCTTCTGCGAGCTGGCCCTGCGCAACAACCCGAACGTCCTGGAGTGCCTCCACTCCCCCGTCGTCGTGCACGCCGACGACCTGGGCCGCGAACTCCTCTCCCTGCGCGGCGCCTTCCTCTCCCGCCGCTCCCACCAGACCTTCGTCCGGTACGCCGGCGGCCAGCGCCGCAAGCTCGACGCGGACGTCCGCCAGTACGGCCACCCGCGCTGGAAGCACGCCATGCACCTGCTGCGGCTGCTGACCAGCTGCCGCGACCTGCTGCGCACGGGCGAGCTCCGCATCGAGGTCGGCGAGGAACGCGACCGGCTCCTCGCGGTCAAGCACGGCGAGGTGCCGTGGCCGGAGGTCGAGTCCTGGATGAACCGCCTCCAGGACGAGGCCGACCACGCCCACGACACGAGCCCCCTCCCCGCCGCCCCGGACCACGCCCGCGTCCAGGACTTCCTGATCCGCGCCCGCCGCGCGTCGGCCCTGACCGAGCTCTAG
- a CDS encoding ADP-ribosylglycohydrolase family protein: protein MTLPPTRTAVKQAATGSLVGLALGDALGFPTEFKDVPAILAAFGPWREMPLPLTRGTAYVTDDTQMTLALARGVRTAMDRGVLAPLRLARPVRDEFVDWYHSPENNRAPGNTCLRACMLLDGDRPWQDASQIGSKGCGANMRVAPIGLVPGLSEEQRAGAAQLQAALTHGHPTALAASDLTARAVYLLAQGVDPAGLVGQLRSYAYENRSRYHEHWLGDLWTRSQDPSALSFIRRGWDECLAVLERLDAVQRTADPELDPCAYTGDGWIAEEALATGLLCFLLFPDEPLTALRRAACTRGDSDSIAALAGAFAGAHLGADAWPKEWAEHVEYRSDLLTFGALWDA from the coding sequence ATGACCCTGCCCCCGACCCGTACCGCGGTGAAGCAGGCCGCGACCGGATCCCTGGTCGGCCTCGCGCTCGGCGACGCGCTGGGCTTCCCGACCGAGTTCAAGGACGTGCCGGCGATCCTCGCCGCGTTCGGCCCCTGGCGGGAGATGCCGCTCCCGCTCACCCGCGGGACGGCGTACGTCACCGACGACACCCAGATGACCCTCGCCCTCGCCCGGGGCGTCCGCACGGCCATGGACCGGGGCGTGCTCGCCCCGCTGCGGCTCGCCCGGCCGGTCCGGGACGAGTTCGTCGACTGGTACCACTCCCCGGAGAACAACCGGGCCCCCGGCAACACCTGCCTGCGCGCCTGCATGCTCCTCGACGGCGACCGGCCCTGGCAGGACGCCAGCCAGATCGGATCCAAGGGCTGCGGCGCCAACATGCGGGTCGCGCCGATCGGCCTCGTCCCCGGGCTGAGCGAGGAGCAGCGCGCGGGCGCCGCCCAGCTCCAGGCGGCCCTCACCCACGGCCACCCCACGGCGCTCGCCGCCTCCGACCTCACCGCCCGCGCCGTGTACCTCCTGGCCCAGGGAGTGGACCCGGCCGGACTCGTCGGACAGCTGCGCTCGTACGCGTACGAGAACCGCTCCCGCTACCACGAGCACTGGCTCGGCGACCTCTGGACCCGCTCGCAGGACCCCTCCGCGCTCTCCTTCATCCGGCGCGGCTGGGACGAGTGCCTGGCCGTCCTGGAACGCCTCGACGCCGTCCAGCGCACGGCCGACCCGGAGCTCGACCCCTGCGCGTACACCGGCGACGGCTGGATCGCCGAGGAGGCCCTCGCGACCGGCCTCCTCTGCTTCCTGCTCTTCCCCGACGAGCCCCTCACCGCCCTGCGCAGGGCGGCCTGCACCCGCGGCGACTCGGACTCGATCGCCGCCCTCGCGGGCGCCTTCGCCGGCGCGCACCTGGGCGCCGACGCCTGGCCGAAGGAATGGGCGGAGCACGTCGAGTACCGGAGCGACCTGCTGACGTTCGGCGCGCTCTGGGACGCTTGA
- a CDS encoding NUDIX domain-containing protein: MSLADAAPPTPEGYDKYAFEPFAVTVDLAVLTVREERLHVLLVQRGQEPYAGEWALPGGFVLPRESAESAARRELAEETGLPEATVAGLHLEQLRTYSDPDRDPRMRVVSVAFTALVPGLPEPRGGGDAAEARWLPYGSYGPLAFDHDRILADARERVGAKLEYSCLATAFCPPEFTLGELRQVYETVWGVALDRPNFRRKVLTTPGFVRAVEGPPRRTGGRGKPAALYRAGEATALHPPLLRPEGHSS; encoded by the coding sequence ATGAGTCTCGCGGACGCCGCCCCTCCCACGCCGGAGGGGTACGACAAGTACGCCTTCGAGCCCTTCGCCGTCACCGTCGACCTCGCCGTCCTCACCGTCCGCGAGGAGCGCCTGCACGTCCTCCTCGTCCAGCGGGGCCAGGAGCCGTACGCGGGAGAGTGGGCGCTGCCCGGCGGCTTCGTCCTGCCCCGCGAGTCCGCCGAGTCCGCCGCCCGCCGCGAACTCGCCGAGGAGACCGGGCTGCCCGAGGCCACCGTCGCGGGACTCCACCTCGAACAGCTCCGCACCTACAGCGACCCCGACCGGGACCCGCGGATGCGGGTCGTCTCCGTCGCCTTCACCGCGCTCGTCCCCGGCCTGCCCGAACCGCGCGGCGGCGGCGACGCGGCGGAGGCGCGGTGGCTGCCCTACGGCTCGTACGGGCCGCTGGCCTTCGACCACGACCGGATCCTCGCCGACGCCCGCGAACGCGTCGGCGCCAAGCTCGAGTACTCGTGCCTCGCCACCGCCTTCTGCCCGCCCGAGTTCACCCTCGGCGAGCTGCGGCAGGTGTACGAGACGGTCTGGGGCGTCGCACTCGACCGCCCCAACTTCCGGCGCAAGGTCCTCACCACGCCCGGCTTCGTCCGGGCCGTGGAAGGGCCGCCGCGCCGCACCGGCGGACGGGGGAAACCGGCCGCTCTCTACCGGGCGGGCGAGGCCACGGCCCTCCATCCGCCCCTCCTGCGACCGGAAGGACACTCCTCATGA
- a CDS encoding pseudouridine synthase → MRSSSGRNSSGNNGGSRGGNSGGRGGSGGGRGGSSAGGGGRGGSGAGGGRGGSGAGRGGSGGGGGYQGGGGAGGGRGGSGAGRGGSGGGGGYQGGGGGGYQGGGGGGYQGGGGRDDQKRPSNTRRPRPEERSYDVSEPTEAPKKGRGAAARGGAKGGPKAPQGLPPRRGPHGQRQAPARSRELDAKIEQRNRDRYADRPEIKTPKTFPGAEQEGERLQKVLARAGMGSRRTCEELIEQARVEVNGEIVLEQGKRVDPEKDEIKVDGLTVATQSYLFFALNKPAGVVSTMEDPDGRQCLGDYVTNRETRLFHVGRLDTETEGIILLTNHGELAHRLTHPKYGVKKTYLAAITGPLPREVGRRLKDGIELEDGYARADHFRVVEQTGKNYLVEVTLHEGRKHIVRRMLAEAGFPVDKLVRTAFGPIGLGDQKSGWLRRLTNTEVGMLMKEVGM, encoded by the coding sequence ATGCGAAGCAGCAGCGGCAGGAACAGCAGCGGAAACAACGGCGGGAGCCGTGGTGGCAACAGCGGCGGCCGCGGCGGCAGCGGTGGCGGCCGTGGTGGCAGCAGCGCCGGCGGCGGCGGCCGTGGTGGCAGCGGCGCCGGCGGCGGTCGCGGCGGCAGCGGTGCCGGTCGCGGCGGCAGCGGCGGTGGTGGCGGCTACCAGGGTGGCGGCGGCGCCGGTGGCGGTCGCGGCGGCAGCGGTGCCGGTCGCGGCGGCAGCGGCGGCGGTGGCGGCTACCAGGGTGGCGGCGGTGGCGGCTACCAGGGCGGTGGCGGCGGTGGTTACCAGGGCGGTGGCGGTCGTGACGACCAGAAGCGCCCGAGCAACACGCGCCGGCCTCGCCCCGAGGAGCGCTCCTACGACGTGAGCGAGCCCACCGAGGCCCCGAAGAAGGGTCGCGGCGCCGCGGCCCGCGGAGGCGCCAAGGGCGGCCCCAAGGCCCCTCAGGGCCTCCCTCCCCGTCGCGGGCCGCACGGCCAGCGGCAGGCTCCGGCCCGCTCGCGCGAGCTCGACGCCAAGATCGAGCAGCGCAACCGGGACCGGTACGCGGACCGGCCCGAGATCAAGACCCCGAAGACGTTCCCGGGTGCCGAGCAGGAGGGTGAGCGCCTACAGAAGGTGCTCGCCCGCGCCGGCATGGGCTCGCGCCGTACGTGCGAGGAGCTCATCGAGCAGGCCAGGGTCGAGGTCAACGGCGAGATCGTCCTGGAGCAGGGCAAGCGCGTCGACCCGGAGAAGGACGAGATCAAGGTGGACGGCCTGACCGTCGCCACCCAGTCCTACCTGTTCTTCGCGCTGAACAAGCCGGCCGGCGTCGTCTCCACCATGGAGGACCCGGACGGCCGCCAGTGCCTCGGCGACTACGTCACCAACCGCGAGACCCGGCTCTTCCACGTCGGCCGGCTCGACACGGAGACCGAGGGCATCATCCTGCTCACCAACCACGGTGAGCTGGCCCACCGCCTCACGCACCCGAAGTACGGCGTGAAGAAGACCTACCTCGCCGCCATCACCGGCCCGCTGCCCCGCGAGGTCGGCAGGCGGCTCAAGGACGGCATCGAGCTGGAGGACGGGTACGCCCGCGCCGACCACTTCCGCGTCGTCGAGCAGACCGGCAAGAACTACCTGGTCGAGGTCACGCTGCACGAGGGCCGCAAGCACATCGTGCGCCGGATGCTGGCCGAGGCCGGCTTCCCGGTCGACAAGCTGGTCCGTACGGCCTTCGGCCCGATCGGTCTGGGCGACCAGAAGTCGGGCTGGCTGCGCCGTCTGACCAACACCGAGGTCGGCATGCTGATGAAGGAAGTCGGGATGTAG
- the scpB gene encoding SMC-Scp complex subunit ScpB — translation MSDLKPSLEAVLMVVDEPATEQHLAKVLDRTPSEVADALRELADEYTAQDRGFELRHVAGGWRYYTRAAHAAAVEAFVLDGQHARLTQAALETLAVVAYRQPVSRSRVSAVRGVNCDGVMRTLLQRGLVEEAGAEPETGAILYRTTNYFLERMGLRGLDELPELAPFLPEAEAVEPDSLEGVPSFDPDVDADDKTEI, via the coding sequence GTGAGCGACCTCAAGCCCTCCCTCGAAGCCGTCCTCATGGTCGTCGACGAGCCCGCCACCGAGCAGCACCTCGCCAAGGTCCTGGACCGCACCCCGAGCGAGGTGGCCGACGCCCTGCGCGAGCTGGCCGACGAGTACACCGCCCAGGACCGTGGTTTCGAGCTGCGGCACGTGGCCGGCGGCTGGCGCTACTACACCCGCGCCGCCCATGCGGCGGCCGTCGAGGCCTTCGTGCTCGACGGCCAGCACGCCCGGCTCACCCAGGCGGCCCTGGAGACCCTCGCGGTCGTCGCGTACCGCCAGCCGGTCAGCCGTTCACGGGTCTCCGCGGTCCGCGGGGTCAACTGCGACGGCGTGATGCGGACCCTTCTCCAGCGGGGTCTGGTGGAGGAGGCGGGCGCGGAACCCGAAACAGGTGCGATCCTGTACAGGACGACGAACTACTTCCTGGAGCGGATGGGCCTGCGCGGCCTGGACGAACTCCCCGAGCTCGCGCCCTTCCTCCCCGAGGCGGAGGCGGTCGAGCCGGACTCCCTCGAAGGCGTCCCGTCGTTCGATCCGGACGTAGACGCAGACGACAAGACGGAAATTTGA